One window of the Candidatus Binataceae bacterium genome contains the following:
- the mtaB gene encoding tRNA (N(6)-L-threonylcarbamoyladenosine(37)-C(2))-methylthiotransferase MtaB: MRFALATLGCKVNHYDSAIIESRLAARGLERGDFGEAVDVYVINTCTVTDRADSECLKLARRAKRRNPKAKVVMTGCFAQANPHALAGRREVDAVVGLGRLDDLERAVIAETGARVMVTNLRKARAPIEVGAVALSGQTRAFLKLQEGCDQFCSFCIIPISRGTSRSVEPRRVVAAIDELAARGFKEVTLSGVHLGGYGKDLVPRVSLAELLEMLAERSPIGRLRISSLDPEELSDEIIELVARNRKFCPHFHLPLQSAADPILTAMRRRYDRNYYRERVERVLAALPDAAIGTDLIAGFPGESARHFDAGCEFVESLPLAYLHVFPYSVRANTSAAKLAEHVPPAEIKRRAAVLRRLGDAKRARFAARFCGTRLNVLLEERTGSGMLSGYSRNYVRVLTTGPDDLTNHEVEVQASLVEGAQLVGQIVRAERRANPRTDAQGPA, encoded by the coding sequence ATGCGCTTCGCACTCGCCACCCTGGGCTGCAAGGTCAATCACTACGACTCCGCGATTATCGAGTCGCGCCTCGCCGCGCGCGGATTGGAACGCGGTGATTTCGGCGAAGCCGTCGACGTCTACGTCATCAACACCTGCACCGTGACCGATCGCGCCGACTCGGAATGTCTCAAGCTGGCGCGACGGGCCAAGCGCCGCAACCCCAAGGCCAAGGTAGTGATGACCGGATGCTTTGCGCAGGCGAATCCTCACGCGCTCGCCGGCCGGCGCGAAGTCGATGCGGTGGTCGGTCTGGGGCGACTGGACGATCTCGAACGTGCGGTGATTGCGGAGACCGGTGCGCGCGTGATGGTCACCAACTTGCGCAAGGCGCGCGCTCCTATCGAAGTCGGCGCGGTCGCGCTCTCCGGGCAAACCCGTGCCTTCTTGAAGCTGCAGGAAGGATGTGATCAGTTCTGCAGCTTCTGTATCATACCGATCTCGCGCGGCACCTCCCGCAGCGTCGAACCGCGCCGGGTAGTCGCCGCCATCGACGAGCTCGCCGCGCGTGGCTTCAAGGAGGTCACCCTCTCGGGGGTGCATCTCGGCGGCTACGGCAAGGACTTGGTGCCGCGGGTCAGTCTGGCCGAACTGCTCGAGATGCTGGCCGAGCGATCTCCCATCGGTCGGCTTCGCATCAGCTCGCTGGATCCCGAAGAGCTGAGTGACGAAATTATCGAGCTCGTCGCGCGCAATCGTAAATTCTGCCCGCATTTTCACTTGCCGCTGCAATCCGCGGCGGATCCGATCCTCACCGCGATGCGTCGGCGTTACGATCGCAACTACTATCGTGAGCGGGTGGAGCGGGTGCTCGCCGCGCTGCCGGATGCCGCCATCGGAACCGACCTGATCGCCGGGTTCCCGGGCGAAAGCGCGCGCCATTTCGACGCAGGCTGCGAGTTCGTCGAATCGCTCCCGCTCGCCTATCTCCACGTGTTCCCGTACTCGGTGCGGGCCAATACCTCGGCAGCGAAGCTGGCGGAGCACGTCCCCCCTGCCGAGATCAAACGCCGGGCCGCGGTGCTGCGCCGGCTGGGCGACGCAAAGCGGGCACGGTTCGCGGCGCGCTTTTGCGGGACCAGACTTAATGTGTTACTTGAAGAGCGAACCGGGAGCGGGATGCTCTCCGGTTACAGCCGCAACTACGTGCGGGTCTTGACCACGGGCCCCGACGACCTGACAAATCACGAAGTCGAGGTACAGGCATCGCTTGTCGAAGGCGCTCAATTGGTTGGCCAGATTGTTCGGGCGGAGCGACGCGCGAACCCCCGGACCGACGCTCAAGGCCCCGCCTGA
- the rnc gene encoding ribonuclease III, translated as MARLFGRSDARTPGPTLKAPPESVRSRLERTIGYSFSQPDLLEVALTHPSAVLGSDAHYERLEFLGDAVLDLAIADLLMRQFPTAKEGPLSKLRASIVNARTLALKAQALDIGDMLRFGKGEEKSGGRHKVSILAAAFEALIGAIYTDGGIGPAQRVVEFLFTGDIGGPAAERDYKTELQELAYRRFRTQPIYELVSAEGPDHAKRFTTRIRIAGREFGNGTGGSKKQSEQAAAREALDQIGQEIRGRRA; from the coding sequence TTGGCCAGATTGTTCGGGCGGAGCGACGCGCGAACCCCCGGACCGACGCTCAAGGCCCCGCCTGAGAGTGTCCGTTCGCGGCTTGAGCGCACGATTGGCTATTCGTTTTCCCAGCCGGACTTGCTGGAAGTTGCGTTGACGCACCCGAGCGCGGTCCTCGGCTCGGATGCGCACTACGAGCGCCTGGAATTCCTCGGTGACGCGGTCCTGGATCTCGCAATCGCCGACCTGCTGATGCGCCAGTTTCCGACCGCCAAGGAAGGTCCCCTCTCCAAGCTGCGCGCTTCCATCGTCAATGCGCGTACCTTGGCTCTCAAAGCGCAAGCCCTGGACATCGGAGACATGCTGCGCTTCGGTAAGGGGGAGGAAAAGAGTGGGGGACGCCACAAGGTTTCAATCCTGGCCGCCGCGTTCGAAGCGCTCATCGGCGCGATTTACACGGACGGCGGAATCGGACCGGCGCAACGGGTAGTGGAGTTTCTGTTCACCGGCGACATCGGCGGGCCCGCAGCAGAACGCGACTACAAAACCGAACTCCAGGAGCTCGCGTATCGTCGGTTTCGAACCCAACCGATCTATGAGCTGGTGTCGGCCGAAGGCCCCGATCATGCCAAGCGCTTCACCACCCGCATCCGAATCGCCGGACGCGAATTCGGTAACGGCACCGGCGGGAGCAAAAAGCAGAGCGAGCAGGCCGCCGCGCGCGAGGCGCTTGATCAAATAGGGCAGGAGATTCGTGGCCGACGCGCTTGA
- the era gene encoding GTPase Era, translated as MADALEHRAGFVVLGGRSNVGKSTLLNRLVGQKVAIVTPRPQTTRRRIIGIRTDPDAQLLLVDTPGIHDSSKELNRRMVEVARRALTEGQVVLGVIAAGESIDPADRAVLQQLATLKARLIIVINKLDLLPRPHLLPLIEELHGDFPNAEIVPVSALRGDNVEELIGTVKQMLPVGPALMPEDQYTDQSERMIAEELVREKIFLAMRQEIPFSTAVRVEKFDDQPERRLKSISVLVIVERDSHKAMLIGARGRTLKQIGTAARLELENIFATRVFLTMVVKVEPGWTRDPRRVAEYGT; from the coding sequence GTGGCCGACGCGCTTGAACATCGCGCGGGATTTGTGGTTCTGGGGGGGCGTTCCAACGTCGGCAAATCCACGCTGCTGAACCGCCTGGTCGGCCAGAAGGTTGCGATCGTCACGCCGCGCCCGCAGACCACGCGCCGGCGCATTATCGGTATCCGCACCGATCCTGACGCGCAGCTGTTGCTCGTTGACACCCCGGGAATTCACGATTCGAGCAAGGAACTCAACCGCAGGATGGTCGAGGTCGCCCGCCGCGCTCTGACCGAGGGGCAGGTGGTGCTGGGCGTTATCGCGGCAGGCGAATCGATCGATCCCGCGGACCGTGCGGTGCTTCAGCAGCTGGCCACGCTGAAGGCTCGGCTGATCATCGTGATCAATAAGCTCGATCTGCTGCCCCGGCCCCACTTGCTGCCGCTTATCGAAGAGCTGCACGGTGATTTTCCCAACGCTGAGATTGTCCCGGTGAGCGCGCTTCGGGGCGATAATGTCGAGGAACTGATTGGGACCGTCAAGCAAATGCTTCCGGTCGGTCCGGCGCTGATGCCCGAGGACCAATATACCGATCAGAGCGAACGAATGATCGCGGAGGAGTTGGTGCGCGAGAAGATCTTTCTCGCGATGCGCCAGGAAATTCCATTTTCCACGGCGGTGCGGGTGGAGAAATTCGACGACCAGCCCGAGCGCAGGTTGAAGAGCATATCGGTGCTGGTTATCGTTGAACGCGATTCGCACAAGGCCATGCTGATTGGCGCCCGCGGTCGCACCCTGAAACAAATCGGAACTGCGGCGCGACTCGAGCTGGAGAATATCTTCGCGACCCGGGTTTTCCTCACGATGGTGGTCAAGGTCGAACCCGGCTGGACTCGGGATCCGCGGCGAGTCGCAGAGTACGGCACATGA
- the der gene encoding ribosome biogenesis GTPase Der: protein MSRPRPARSADREPRAARALAAGLPTVVLVGRANAGKSSLFNRVVKGARAITSPIPGTTRDLNFARASHAGREFAVIDSGGLELGGRQQMSERVVAEALAAVGAADVVVFVFDGRLGLSESDKEAFTLVRETGCPLVTIVNKIDSSGQESRLGEFYASGAPRLIPLSATHGLGVETLLDEIVMRLPTAATAPALLPDLKLALIGRPNVGKSSLLNRLSGFERALVDSAPGTTRDPVDVRLTAHGREVLLIDTAGIRRPTRVEGDLERYSVGRAIETIRRADVVLLVVDASEGITDQDARLARLVDSSDRAMVIVCNKWDAAARQERTIPGYVRAAHARFPFLTFATMVFTSAVTGDGVGEIVPAATKAGDSWRAAFQTALLNRILAESVAAMDPPLVAGRRLNLMYVTQTASAPPRLRFFSNLARDIPAHYVRFLETRYRNALKLVGTPLRLEFHKTGRTFVGPRGATSRTPQARARRR from the coding sequence ATGAGTCGTCCCCGCCCAGCCAGGTCCGCGGACCGGGAACCGCGCGCCGCACGGGCGTTGGCCGCCGGCTTGCCAACCGTGGTGTTGGTGGGACGCGCAAACGCCGGGAAGTCCTCGCTCTTCAACCGCGTCGTCAAGGGTGCACGGGCCATTACCAGCCCGATTCCCGGCACCACCCGCGATCTCAATTTCGCTCGTGCTTCGCATGCGGGCCGCGAATTCGCAGTGATCGATAGCGGTGGTCTCGAACTCGGCGGGCGCCAGCAGATGTCCGAGCGGGTCGTGGCCGAGGCGCTCGCGGCGGTGGGCGCTGCCGACGTCGTGGTCTTCGTATTCGATGGTCGCTTGGGCCTAAGTGAATCCGACAAAGAAGCGTTCACCCTGGTCCGCGAAACCGGGTGTCCGCTCGTCACCATCGTCAACAAGATCGATTCCAGCGGACAGGAGAGCAGGCTCGGCGAATTTTACGCAAGCGGCGCACCACGCCTCATCCCGCTCTCCGCCACACATGGGTTGGGCGTCGAAACGCTCCTCGACGAGATCGTCATGCGGCTCCCGACCGCCGCGACCGCACCGGCGTTGCTGCCCGATTTGAAACTCGCGCTGATCGGACGCCCGAACGTCGGAAAGTCGTCGCTGCTCAACCGGCTCTCCGGTTTCGAGCGCGCCTTGGTTGACTCAGCTCCCGGGACCACGCGCGACCCGGTCGATGTGCGCCTTACCGCGCATGGTCGCGAGGTGCTGTTGATTGATACGGCCGGTATTCGCCGACCCACCCGCGTCGAGGGTGACTTAGAGCGCTACTCGGTGGGGCGTGCGATCGAGACCATTCGCCGCGCCGACGTTGTCCTACTGGTTGTTGATGCGAGCGAAGGAATCACCGATCAGGACGCGCGCCTGGCGCGCCTGGTCGACAGCAGCGATCGCGCGATGGTCATCGTGTGCAACAAGTGGGATGCGGCGGCGAGGCAGGAGCGCACCATTCCGGGGTATGTCCGTGCGGCACACGCGCGGTTTCCCTTTCTGACCTTCGCGACCATGGTGTTTACCTCGGCGGTGACCGGTGACGGAGTGGGCGAAATCGTGCCCGCGGCAACCAAAGCGGGAGATTCGTGGCGCGCGGCGTTTCAAACTGCCTTGCTGAACCGAATTCTGGCCGAGTCGGTCGCCGCGATGGATCCGCCGCTGGTCGCGGGCCGTCGCCTCAACCTGATGTACGTGACGCAGACCGCCAGCGCACCGCCCCGCTTGCGCTTCTTCTCCAACCTGGCGCGCGATATTCCTGCGCATTACGTGCGCTTCCTGGAGACGCGCTATCGCAACGCCCTTAAGCTCGTCGGTACGCCTTTGCGCCTGGAGTTCCACAAGACCGGGCGAACTTTCGTGGGGCCGCGCGGCGCGACCAGCCGCACGCCGCAAGCGCGCGCGCGGCGACGATGA
- the guaA gene encoding glutamine-hydrolyzing GMP synthase yields MILILDFGSQYTQLIARRVREAHVYCEIHPFNFAVERIRALKPLGIILSGGPSSTYDEDAPDISDEVLRLGCPVLGICYGLYIIAQHLGAKSVSSRAREYGPATLTIDEPDLLFEGLAGKEHRVWMSHGDRVEALPDSLQPIAHSGHSPFAAFRTRDGRMRAIQFHPEVVHTPCGAQVLRNFVFKICGEAGDWTMANFVQTKAAQIRAQVGATDRVLMALSGGVDSAVAAALIYRAVGARLKCVFVDTGLSRAGERERMERIFARQRGVDLKVIDASALFLERLAGVLDPETKRKIIGAAFIDVFESEEVVGGARFLGQGTLYPDVIESVSFKGPSAVIKSHHNVGGLPERMKLELIEPLRLLFKDEVRALGRELGLPSEVVDREPFPGPGLAVRIVGEVTRERLDLLRRADAIVMEEISRDGFGPKLWQAFAVLLPLKSVGVMGDGRSYESTIAIRAVESQDGMTADWARLPPALLARLSSRITNETKGVNRVVYDITSKPPATIEWE; encoded by the coding sequence ATGATCCTGATTCTTGATTTCGGCAGCCAGTACACGCAGCTCATCGCGCGGCGTGTACGCGAGGCCCACGTGTATTGCGAAATTCACCCGTTCAATTTCGCAGTCGAGAGGATCCGCGCGCTTAAGCCGCTCGGAATCATCCTTTCCGGGGGCCCGTCCAGCACCTATGACGAGGACGCGCCGGACATTTCCGACGAGGTGCTGCGGCTCGGGTGCCCGGTGCTCGGCATCTGCTATGGCCTTTACATCATCGCGCAGCACCTCGGCGCCAAGAGCGTCAGCTCGCGAGCGCGCGAGTATGGTCCTGCGACGCTGACAATCGATGAGCCCGACCTGCTGTTCGAGGGTCTGGCCGGGAAAGAGCATCGGGTTTGGATGAGTCACGGCGATCGCGTCGAGGCGCTGCCAGATTCGTTGCAGCCCATCGCTCACAGCGGCCATTCGCCGTTTGCCGCATTCCGCACCCGTGACGGCCGCATGCGGGCGATTCAGTTTCATCCCGAAGTTGTTCACACGCCATGCGGAGCGCAGGTGTTGCGCAATTTCGTGTTCAAGATTTGCGGCGAAGCAGGCGACTGGACGATGGCGAATTTCGTCCAAACCAAGGCCGCCCAGATCCGCGCGCAGGTCGGTGCCACCGATCGAGTGCTGATGGCGCTCTCCGGCGGGGTCGATTCCGCAGTGGCGGCGGCTCTCATATATCGCGCCGTCGGCGCCCGCCTCAAATGTGTTTTTGTTGATACCGGGTTGTCGCGCGCCGGCGAGCGCGAGCGCATGGAACGGATCTTTGCGCGTCAGCGCGGAGTGGACCTCAAGGTTATTGACGCTTCCGCTCTCTTTCTGGAGCGACTCGCCGGGGTGCTCGACCCCGAGACCAAGCGCAAGATTATCGGCGCCGCCTTTATCGATGTTTTCGAGTCCGAAGAAGTAGTCGGCGGTGCGCGATTCCTGGGGCAGGGCACGCTCTATCCCGACGTCATCGAATCGGTCTCGTTTAAGGGGCCGTCCGCGGTCATTAAGAGCCATCACAATGTTGGCGGTTTGCCGGAGCGGATGAAGCTGGAACTCATCGAGCCGCTGCGCCTGCTCTTCAAGGACGAAGTTCGTGCGCTCGGACGCGAGCTGGGGTTGCCGTCCGAAGTCGTCGACCGCGAACCGTTCCCCGGCCCCGGTCTCGCTGTGCGCATCGTCGGCGAGGTGACTCGGGAGCGGCTCGATCTCTTGCGCCGCGCCGATGCGATCGTCATGGAAGAAATCTCGCGCGATGGCTTCGGTCCCAAGCTGTGGCAGGCATTCGCGGTACTGCTGCCCCTCAAGAGCGTGGGTGTGATGGGAGATGGGCGCAGCTACGAAAGCACCATCGCAATCCGCGCGGTCGAATCCCAGGATGGCATGACGGCCGATTGGGCGCGGCTCCCTCCCGCCTTGCTGGCCCGCCTTTCCTCGCGGATTACCAACGAAACCAAGGGTGTCAATCGGGTCGTGTACGACATCACGTCCAAGCCACCTGCCACGATAGAATGGGAGTAG
- the gltX gene encoding glutamate--tRNA ligase: protein MTVRTRFAPSPTGSLHIGNVRSGLFAYLFARHDGGNFILRIDDTDRERSTEDSLNEILTDLKWLAMEWDEGPPDPGYFQTNRIARHLECALQLLRERKAYPCYCSAEELDAKRKAAEKEKRRPIYDRKCRGRDFPADLSLPDRSAGRNYTIRFAMPEAGQTVVDDLVKGRLVFENTDLDDLIIVRSDGSPVYNFASIVDDIDFRITHVVRGDDHVPNTPRQMQMAYALGFTPPAFAHMPQVLGADGAPLSKRHGATSVRAYREGGFFPEAVLNYLARLGWSHGDQEIFSKSELVEFFDFAGCGKSPGVFNPDKLLWLNFHYLKERPLAQLAAEVRPFIAQRGLTVPGDDDWLQKMVATLRERAKTLVELVDFAGFYLKEQIDIDPKAAAKFLRPDIKEPLSQLTDQIDAITGTFSEQTVASSFEHVLTRYNMKLGQLAQPVRVALTGGTVSPGIYEVIAVLGKPRTVSRLRAALTHIS from the coding sequence GTGACGGTTCGCACGCGCTTCGCTCCGAGTCCCACCGGCTCGCTGCACATCGGTAACGTTCGCTCCGGCTTGTTCGCCTACCTGTTCGCCAGGCACGACGGCGGCAACTTCATCCTCCGGATCGATGACACTGATCGCGAACGCTCGACCGAGGACTCCTTGAATGAAATCCTGACCGACCTGAAGTGGCTCGCGATGGAATGGGACGAGGGGCCGCCCGACCCCGGATATTTCCAGACCAACCGGATCGCACGCCATCTCGAATGCGCGTTGCAGCTGCTGCGCGAGCGAAAAGCGTATCCTTGCTACTGCAGCGCCGAAGAGCTGGACGCCAAGCGTAAGGCTGCGGAAAAAGAGAAGCGCCGGCCGATTTACGACCGGAAGTGCCGCGGGCGCGATTTTCCCGCGGATCTGTCGCTGCCGGACCGTTCGGCGGGGCGCAACTACACGATCAGATTCGCGATGCCCGAAGCCGGCCAGACCGTGGTGGACGACCTCGTCAAAGGGAGGCTGGTTTTCGAGAACACCGACCTCGATGACTTGATTATCGTTCGCTCCGACGGCAGCCCGGTTTACAACTTCGCATCGATCGTCGACGACATCGACTTTCGCATCACCCACGTCGTGCGGGGCGATGATCACGTCCCCAATACCCCGCGCCAGATGCAAATGGCGTACGCGCTCGGGTTCACGCCCCCGGCATTCGCCCACATGCCGCAGGTTCTCGGCGCGGACGGCGCTCCGCTCTCGAAACGTCACGGCGCCACCTCCGTGCGCGCCTATCGGGAAGGCGGTTTTTTCCCCGAGGCGGTGCTCAATTACCTGGCGCGTCTGGGATGGTCGCACGGTGATCAGGAGATTTTCTCCAAGTCCGAATTGGTCGAGTTCTTCGATTTCGCCGGCTGCGGCAAATCGCCCGGCGTCTTCAATCCCGACAAGCTCCTGTGGCTCAACTTTCACTATCTGAAAGAAAGGCCTCTGGCCCAGCTCGCCGCCGAGGTCAGACCATTCATCGCACAGCGCGGACTTACGGTCCCCGGCGATGACGATTGGCTGCAGAAGATGGTCGCGACGCTGCGCGAGCGCGCAAAGACCCTGGTAGAGCTAGTCGACTTCGCGGGCTTCTATCTGAAAGAGCAAATCGACATCGACCCCAAGGCAGCCGCGAAATTCCTGAGGCCGGACATTAAAGAGCCGTTGAGCCAGCTGACGGATCAGATCGACGCAATCACCGGCACCTTTTCGGAGCAGACGGTAGCATCCAGCTTCGAGCACGTCCTGACCCGCTACAACATGAAACTGGGCCAGCTCGCCCAACCCGTCCGCGTAGCCCTGACTGGTGGAACAGTAAGCCCGGGCATCTACGAGGTGATCGCGGTTCTCGGCAAGCCGCGCACCGTAAGCCGGCTGCGCGCGGCCCTGACTCATATTTCGTAA
- a CDS encoding AraC family transcriptional regulator, with product MSQWTSFLIDLFDLMDSVLAERLAAVRISAPGVLWAWWELRRSGGLTSIDSLADHLDWSHKRLLAGFREHIGVLPKATAKTVRFNRVLRLSRTDYRINWASVAQDCGYYDQAHMIREFKSFTGCTMKELKSLVAGFTLLDHLPPLG from the coding sequence ATGTCGCAATGGACCAGCTTTTTAATCGATCTGTTCGACCTCATGGACTCGGTGTTAGCTGAGCGCCTTGCGGCAGTTCGTATCTCTGCACCGGGCGTCCTGTGGGCCTGGTGGGAGCTGCGCAGGTCGGGAGGGTTAACCTCGATCGATTCGCTCGCCGATCATCTGGATTGGAGCCACAAGCGGCTCCTCGCCGGATTCCGAGAGCACATTGGTGTACTACCCAAAGCGACGGCTAAGACTGTTCGTTTCAATAGAGTCCTGCGACTGTCGCGTACTGACTATCGAATCAACTGGGCGAGTGTCGCGCAGGACTGCGGGTACTACGACCAGGCGCACATGATCCGGGAGTTTAAATCTTTCACCGGCTGTACAATGAAGGAACTGAAGAGTCTCGTTGCGGGGTTCACCTTGCTCGATCACCTGCCGCCCTTGGGCTGA
- a CDS encoding amidase, producing the protein MGLPEVLTFEVATLSSKLRAREISSVEATEAYLDWISERDGQLGSYITVTQERARADAARADREIGAGNWRGPFHGVPLGLKDNLYTKGVLTTGASKVLADFRPDFDATALAKLASQGAVLLGKLNLNEFAYGGLLKMCRNPYDPERFPGGSSAGPAAAVVAGMCAAAVGTDTSGSIRIPAAQCGCVGLKPTYGRVSRFGVIPLAYTMDHVGPMTRSVRDAAFMMNVIAGFDQNDSTSSRELVPDFTATLASGVRGIRVGIIRQLTDGLSEEVSRAFAAALRLLASSGAYVDQVSIPTLEFGALINSTVTWVEALDYHERWLRERRNDYGKEIRLNLETGMMIPALDYFRAQRGRARILAEALSTLQNHDVLVSPGVATTALKFRDYLKMDNETSAELGYRNQLRFTQPFDATGQPVITIPTGIASDGLPTSMQIVGRPFDEPMVLRVAACYAAMRGPLSPPPI; encoded by the coding sequence TTGGGACTGCCAGAGGTATTGACCTTCGAGGTTGCGACGCTTTCTTCAAAGCTGCGAGCGCGCGAGATTTCATCGGTCGAAGCAACCGAAGCGTACCTCGATTGGATCTCAGAACGCGATGGCCAGCTGGGGTCCTATATCACCGTCACGCAAGAGCGAGCGCGGGCTGACGCGGCTCGTGCGGACCGCGAGATCGGTGCCGGCAACTGGCGTGGACCGTTTCATGGTGTTCCGCTTGGACTCAAGGACAATCTCTACACCAAGGGTGTTCTTACGACCGGTGCTTCGAAGGTCCTTGCGGATTTTCGACCTGATTTCGACGCCACCGCCTTGGCGAAGCTTGCCTCACAAGGGGCGGTTCTGCTCGGCAAGTTGAATCTCAATGAATTTGCCTATGGGGGACTGCTCAAGATGTGCCGTAATCCGTATGATCCCGAGCGGTTTCCGGGCGGTTCGAGTGCGGGGCCCGCGGCGGCGGTGGTTGCTGGGATGTGTGCCGCCGCCGTCGGCACTGACACCTCGGGCTCAATCAGGATACCGGCGGCGCAATGCGGATGCGTCGGGCTCAAGCCAACCTATGGCCGGGTGAGCCGCTTCGGCGTGATTCCCCTCGCGTACACGATGGATCACGTTGGCCCGATGACTCGCAGCGTGCGCGATGCCGCCTTCATGATGAATGTCATCGCAGGTTTCGATCAGAATGACTCTACTTCTAGTCGAGAGCTGGTGCCTGACTTCACGGCGACGCTTGCAAGCGGGGTGAGAGGAATTCGCGTCGGGATAATTCGTCAACTTACCGACGGGCTATCAGAAGAGGTATCCCGCGCATTTGCTGCCGCCCTAAGACTACTCGCGAGTTCGGGTGCTTACGTGGATCAAGTTTCGATACCGACTCTGGAGTTCGGAGCACTTATCAATTCGACGGTCACGTGGGTCGAAGCGCTCGACTATCACGAGCGCTGGCTGCGCGAGCGGCGCAACGACTACGGCAAGGAGATTCGTCTGAATCTTGAAACGGGTATGATGATACCCGCGCTGGACTATTTCAGGGCCCAGCGCGGGCGAGCGCGCATTCTGGCCGAGGCGCTGAGCACGCTTCAGAATCATGACGTCTTGGTTAGTCCCGGCGTTGCGACGACGGCGCTGAAGTTTCGCGATTATCTTAAGATGGACAACGAGACGAGTGCAGAGCTTGGGTATCGAAACCAACTTCGGTTCACCCAACCCTTTGATGCGACCGGGCAGCCGGTTATTACGATTCCGACCGGGATTGCGAGCGACGGACTGCCAACCTCGATGCAAATTGTGGGACGCCCTTTCGACGAACCAATGGTGTTGCGCGTAGCTGCCTGCTACGCGGCGATGCGCGGGCCGCTGAGCCCCCCACCCATCTAA